One Gimesia aquarii DNA segment encodes these proteins:
- a CDS encoding DUF1501 domain-containing protein has product MLKFTGQGAAHTCSGVTRRDFLQVGTLGAMGLSLPQYLEAKDQGLVDKKNDNRSAIMIFNLGAPSQLDTFDMKPDAPAEIRGPFKPIHTASPEIDISEILPLHAKVADKFSLVRSCYHTAAAVHDAGWQMMQTGRIFTGGINTPHIGSVVDYLRGRKTDLPANVVLPETMGRGGGNLPNGQAGGFLGKAHDPFALMADPSKPDFKVPDLLPPKEIGTARLERRKKIREVVDNTIDYFESTEDAKLLNGNFHSAYRLMTSKQAREAFDLAKEPKKVRERYGMNRFGQCCLLARRLVESGVRFVTINTFLTVFNEITWDIHGSKPFTSIEGMKNIVAPMYDQGYSALIEDLYDRGMLDETLVCNVAEFGRTPKVNPAGGRDHWPQCFTCYFAGGGVQGGRVVGSSDPIGGVPADRPVSPGDLAATVYHSLGFDLHTILPGPSGRPFPIVDVGKHEIRELF; this is encoded by the coding sequence ATGCTGAAGTTTACTGGTCAGGGAGCGGCACATACCTGTAGTGGAGTTACTCGCAGAGACTTTCTCCAAGTCGGAACATTGGGCGCTATGGGGCTGTCGTTACCTCAATACCTGGAAGCGAAAGATCAAGGTCTGGTCGATAAAAAAAATGACAACCGTTCGGCGATCATGATCTTCAATCTCGGTGCTCCCAGTCAGTTGGATACATTCGACATGAAACCGGATGCACCCGCTGAAATTCGCGGCCCCTTCAAACCTATCCATACCGCTTCACCTGAAATTGACATCTCAGAAATTTTACCTCTGCATGCTAAAGTAGCTGATAAATTTTCGCTCGTTCGTTCCTGCTATCACACCGCTGCTGCGGTACATGATGCCGGATGGCAAATGATGCAGACCGGTCGAATTTTTACAGGTGGGATTAACACCCCCCACATCGGATCCGTCGTTGATTATCTCCGTGGTCGTAAAACAGATCTACCAGCAAACGTTGTGTTACCTGAAACCATGGGCCGGGGTGGTGGGAATCTTCCCAACGGTCAAGCCGGCGGTTTCCTGGGAAAAGCGCATGACCCGTTTGCACTGATGGCTGATCCATCCAAGCCGGATTTCAAAGTTCCTGACTTGCTGCCCCCGAAAGAAATCGGAACAGCCCGACTGGAACGTCGTAAAAAGATTCGTGAAGTAGTCGATAACACAATTGACTATTTTGAATCAACAGAAGACGCCAAACTCTTGAACGGTAATTTCCATTCTGCTTATCGCTTGATGACAAGCAAACAGGCTCGTGAAGCCTTTGATCTCGCGAAGGAGCCGAAGAAAGTGCGAGAACGTTACGGAATGAATCGATTTGGTCAATGCTGTTTATTGGCACGCCGTCTGGTGGAATCGGGAGTTCGCTTTGTCACCATCAATACATTCCTGACCGTCTTCAATGAAATTACATGGGATATCCATGGTTCTAAGCCCTTCACTTCAATTGAAGGAATGAAGAATATTGTGGCTCCCATGTATGACCAGGGCTATAGTGCCCTGATTGAAGATCTCTATGATCGAGGGATGCTGGATGAAACACTGGTATGCAATGTTGCCGAGTTCGGTAGAACTCCCAAAGTGAATCCCGCAGGAGGTCGAGATCACTGGCCACAGTGTTTTACCTGCTATTTTGCCGGTGGCGGCGTTCAAGGCGGTCGTGTCGTCGGTAGTAGTGACCCGATTGGCGGTGTACCTGCAGATCGACCTGTTTCGCCTGGTGATTTGGCAGCGACCGTTTATCACAGCCTCGGTTTCGACCTGCATACGATTTTACCAGGTCCCTCAGGCCGTCCTTTCCCAATCGTTGATGTGGGTAAACATGAAATTCGTGAGTTGTTTTAA
- a CDS encoding AraC family transcriptional regulator, which produces MVNPQTFRDQFLKRLDNKLHLEELFNYIPDAHFFAKDAQGRFINISQTWMDVRAISKEEDIIGKTDFDIHPKDLAQQYVAEDQRVMQSAKPLPNQVWLVPDRHGNLKWYLCSKIPLFGDGGKVIGVAGVLRDIKVAGSEFQSYQELDKVIAYVLEHYRERIQISDLADLIFLSVSQFDRKFKKLYQITPQKYILRVRINAACQSLTRTEKRISEIALESGFYDQSYFTKQFVNLMGISPSEYRKKFKQSETIS; this is translated from the coding sequence ATGGTGAATCCTCAGACATTTCGTGATCAGTTCTTGAAACGACTTGATAACAAACTCCATTTGGAAGAGTTATTTAATTATATTCCTGATGCGCACTTTTTTGCGAAAGACGCACAGGGACGATTTATAAATATCAGTCAAACTTGGATGGATGTTCGTGCGATTTCCAAAGAAGAAGATATCATCGGAAAGACTGATTTTGATATTCATCCGAAGGACCTCGCTCAACAGTATGTCGCTGAAGATCAGCGAGTGATGCAGTCTGCCAAACCACTTCCTAATCAGGTTTGGTTAGTCCCCGATCGGCATGGAAATCTAAAGTGGTATCTTTGTAGTAAAATCCCCTTATTTGGTGATGGTGGTAAAGTCATTGGGGTTGCTGGTGTGTTACGAGATATCAAAGTGGCTGGCTCCGAATTTCAGTCTTATCAGGAGTTAGACAAAGTTATCGCTTATGTGCTCGAACATTATCGCGAACGGATTCAAATTTCGGATCTGGCAGATCTCATCTTTTTGTCTGTCAGTCAATTTGATCGCAAATTCAAAAAGCTATATCAGATTACGCCACAGAAATATATTTTACGTGTCAGAATCAATGCCGCCTGTCAGTCGTTAACCCGAACTGAAAAACGAATTTCTGAAATTGCGTTGGAGTCCGGATTTTATGATCAGAGTTATTTTACTAAACAGTTTGTGAATCTAATGGGGATTTCACCGTCGGAGTATCGGAAAAAGTTTAAACAGTCCGAAACCATTTCTTAA